CCGATGGGCGTCGCGCAGGAGGCGCGGAAGGCGGGCGTGCCGACGATCGCGATCGCCGGCTCCGTCGGACCCGGCATCGAGGCGCTGTACCCGCACGGCATCGAAGCGGTGTTCAGCCTCGCGAACGGCCCGATGAGCCTGTCGGAGGCGATGGACCGCGCGGAGCCGCTGCTGGCGCACGCCGCGGAGCAAGTCGTTCGCGCGCTTCGGGTCGGTGCCTCCGGCCGACGGGATGCGTAACGAAGACAAGAAGAAGCCCCGCCGGGGCGCCGCGGATGAACATCCGCGCCGCTTCCCGTGCGGGGCTTCTTGCTTATCGGCCGGCGAATTCGCGCAGCCAAGCGACCGAGCGAGCGACGTCCTCGGTCATCGTGCGAACCGGCCGCGTCTCCGGCGGATGCCACAGCTCCATCGCCAGCCAGCCGCCGTAATTCGCCGCGCGCAAAGCTTCGAGGAATGCCGCGAGGTCGATGTCGCCTTCGAGCAAATCCTCCGTCGGCGTCCGCCCGCGTTGGTTCCGCAGATGGACCGCGTACACGCGCTCCGAATACCGCGTCACCCACTCGATCGGGTCGCAGCCGGCGACGTGCGCCCAGCCCGTGTCCACGCACAGCCCGACGGCCGCGTCGGCGTATTGCGCGACCATTCGCAGGTCGGCCAGCGCCTGCTCCCGCTCCGCGGCGTGATTATGAAGGCTCAGCCGCAGCCCGAGCGCGCCAGCGCGCTCCGCTAATCGGGACAGGTGCTCGCCCTGCCGCTGGAGCAAGCTTTCCGGCCGCGGGAGCGGCGCTTTCCAGCCGCCGTACGGATCGGCGTTCACGATCAGATCGGTGCCGCCCGCCGCGGCGAGACGCTCCGCGAACGGCAGCACCTCCGCCTCCAGCGCGTTGTATTCGCCGTGCAGCGCGACGCCGACGTACGAGGCGGAGACGGCGAGTCCGGCCGCGCGGACGAGCGCCAGCTTCTCCGGCGTCGCGTCCGTCTCGACCGCGTCGAGTCCCGCCTCGGCGCAGGCCGCGTACAGACTCTCCCACGTCGGCTCCTTCCCGTCCGCCTTCCATCGTTCGACCCATCCGTACATATTCGATGAGATGCCCTTCGCTTTCATTCCTACGCCCCCTCGATGTCGATCGTCCGGCGCTCCCCGGTTTCCGCGCAATCGTACAGGCTTCGGATGAACCGATAATGGTCCACCGCGCGGCCGTTGACGTTCGCCAGCGACGGCAGGCCGCGAATATGGTTAAAGAAGTGTACGAGCGGGAGATCCATAACGGTGAACGGTCCGCGCTCTCCCGGATCGACGACTTCTTCGACGACCTTCCCGTCCCGGTCGGTCCGCAGCACCACAGGCTGCCTGGAATCGTAAGGCGTCCAGCGAACGGCGCCCTTGGTGCCTTCGATCTCGCCGATGAACGCTTCTTGGCCGTGCGTGCACGTGCCGCGCTCGTAATGGACCGCGACCGCGCGCACGCCTTCGCGCCGGAACGACAGGAACGCGCCGATATGATGCTCTACGTCGTAGACGACGTCCGTCGGATCGGCGGCCGTCTCCGGCTTCGCCGTCCACGCGGCGGCGATGTCGATCGAGGACGGCGACAAGACGTCCACCAGCGTCGAGATGTCGTAAGGGCCCCAATCCATCGCGATGCCCCCGCCGCTGCGCGCGCGATAGAGAAACCAGCGGCTCTGCGGCTGGTATTCGATGCCGGCGCGGCTGCGCTCCCACTTGTTGACGAACGTCACGTGGTAAATCTCGCCCAAGACGCCCGATTGCACCACGCGCTTGACCGCTTCGTTATGCAGCATGCCCTTGTACCGCACGGCGCAGCAGCCGAGCAAGAGGCCGCGCTCCGCGGCCAGCCGCTCCATCTCCTCCGCCTCTTCGACGTTCATCGCGAGCGGCTTCTCGCACAACGCGTGGCGGCCGGAGTCGAACGCGAGCCGTACGCCGTCCAGATGCAGGAACGGCGGCGTCGCCACGATGACGATATCGTCGTCGCGCGCCGCTTCGGAGGCGAGCATCTTCGCCGCGTCGTCGTACGCCGCAGCCTCCGGATACGCTTCTCGGAACGACGCGAGCGCCGCCGGATTCGGATCGGCGACGCGCAGCTCCGCCGGTTCGGGCAGCTTCGCCGCCGCCGCGGCGTGCGTGCGGGCGATGACGCCGGCACCGATCAAGTAAATACGCATTAGGATCACCTCATGTGGGAATCTTCTTCCGATGACTTCCACTCTACCATCGGCGCCGCCCCGGCGCTCGTCCAAGCCGTCGCGAAACTCGTCATTTTGTACACGGCATCGGCCGACAAGCGTTATAATGAAGTTCAGGTGATTCAAACATGTACGTAGAACAGTTCCGTCTATCGCGCAATTTCGCGTTCTTCCGGGGACGCGGCACGGACGAAGCGCATGAGCTGCATATCCACGACTGCCTCGAGGTCGGCGCCTTGCTCGAAGACGAGCTCGAGTACCGGTTCGGCGGCCGTACGTACGAGGGACGGCCGGGCGACGTATTTCTCTGCCGGCCGTTCGAGCCGCATTGGAGCTTCGCGAAGCCGGGCGGCCGCTTCGAGCAAATCATCGCGCTCTTCACCCCCGCCGCGATTCGATCCTTGCCCGACCGAGGCAGGCTGCTCGCGCCGTTCTACGCCGGCGTCGACGTCCCGCCGGTCATTCCGGGAGACGCGCCGCAAGCGAGGGCGATCGTGAATGCGGCGCGGCGGGCGATGGAGACGCAGGAGCGAGCCGAGCCCGCGTGGGTGACGCGGCAATTCATGTATTTGATCGACATCCTGCTGCAGGTCGACGATTACGCGCTCGCGACCCAGCGGGCGGGCGCCGGGAGCGAACCGCCGAGCCGAGCCGAAGCCGCCGAGTGGGTCGGGCTGCTGTTGGATTGTTACCGAGACCCCGAAGCCGGCGAGAAGCTCATCCAGGGCGCCGGGGTCGGGCGGACGCTGCTATACCGCGAATTTCGGAACATGACCGGCCTCTCCCCGCAAGCGTTCATCAATCGGCTCCGGGTACACACCGCGATGGATTTGCTCCGCTCGACCGACGAACCGATGATCGAGCTCGCCGAATCGAGCGGCTTCCAATCGCTCAGCGCGTTCAACAAGCAGTTCCGCGCGTATGTCGGCTGCGCGCCGCGGGAATACCGCAGCCGCTTCCGGACCTAATCCCGGAGTTGCCTATGACCCTGAGAAGTAAATTACCCGCGGATATGTCGTTTCCCCTCGAGCATGTGATCGATTCCATATAGTTCCATTAGCGTGTGGAGTATCATGGAAACGTGGGATAATCGGCAGCAATCCAGGGGGAACGACTGTGAACCAGACCGCCGCTTCAAAACCGTCCACGATTCTAGCAACGCTCGTCGGAATACTTTCATTGGGGGCCGCGACGGCCGGACTGTCGACCGGCACCCAGGGCACCGTACGTTCCGCGCTCACCGTCTTCGGCGAAACCGTCCCGCTTTACGGCCATGGTTTATACCGCCACGATTCCATTTCGGTCGCGGAGCAAGCCGTGGGACAAGACATCGTTACGTTGGGCGTTGCAATCCCGTTGTTAGGGTTAGCGCTCTTCCTCGCCCGCAGAGGGCGGTTGAAAGGTCAGCTGCTGTTGACCGGCACTTTCGGCTACTTCTTTTATACGTATGCTTCATACGCCTTCCTCGCGATGTACAACGCATTTTTCCTCGTCTATGTCGCCGTCATGTCGCTCAGCTTGTTCGGCTTCGTCCTGTCGTGGTCGTCTGTCGATCTCAAGAAACTTGCCCCGTCGGCGCAGCCGAAATTCCCGGCGAAACGTACGGCAGCGTTCCTATTCTTCGCCGCTGCCGCCGTCGGGCTCATGTGGACGGGACGAATCGCGCCCGGATTATTCAGCGATCCCATGCAGCCGCCTATTGGTCTCGATCATTACACGACGCTGGTGATCCAAGCGTTGGACCTCGGGATCGTCGCGCCGGCCGCCGCCGTAGCCGCCGTTCTGCTCCTTCGGAAGAAAGCAAGCGGTTATTTACTGTCGTCCGTCCTCGTCCTGAAGGAATGTACGATGTTAACCGCAATATCATCGATGCTGGTTCGCATGCGGATGGCGGGCGTAGAAATATCCATCGTCGAGCTGCTGTTATTTCCGGCGATGAATGCGGTAGTCGTCTATTTGCTTATTGCGATGCTTAGAAGCCTGAACGAAATCGATGCCCCGGGGAGGACGCCGACATGAGGAAGGCGATCGTGTATGCGACGCGGTACGGATTTACGGCGGAGGTGGCGGCCGCTTTGCGGGACAGACTGGGGCGCGACACGGAACTGTTCGACTTGGCCGTCGCGGGGGACGTCGACCCGGAGCCTTACGACGTCGTCGTGTTGGGGTCCTCCGTCTACATGGGCCGCGTACAGCGCGCCATGCGAAATTACGTTGAACGGTATCGGACCCGATTGGCCGCCAAGCGGTACGGCCTATATATATGCGCGGCAAACCCGGATCCTCTCGTTAGAGAACAGGAGCTGCGTGCCGCTTATTTTCCGCTGTCCTGCGAAGGGGCGGCGGCGACGGCGGTGCTCGGCCATGCGGTCCGCTTCGAACGACTCGGTCTCGTCGATCGGTTCGTCGCCCGCGCGGTGCTTCCGGAAGGCTCGGTTCGCGAACCGAGCGAGGAGGAACTCGATCGTTTCGCCGAGCGACTGCTCTCCGGCACGCCTTCCTGATCAAGAGACATCAGCCGAGAAAGACCCGCTGCTAAAGAAACGCCGGCGTCGCTCCCGCGACGCCGGCTGCCTGCCATCTATTCTCTCTTCAACAAGTCCAGCCTTAGCGGCGTGAACGCGTCGAGCAGCGCCGACGGCTCCAGCGCCTTCACGCCGTGCTTCGCCCCGCCGGGAATCGTAATCGTGTCTCCCGCCTGCAGCACGGTGACGCGGCCGTCGACGCGAAACTCGATGCGCCCCTTCAAGCAATAGCTCATCTGCTCGTGCGGATGCGAATGCTCGTATCCCTCGGCCCCTTCCTCGAAGTGGACCTCCATCATCATCAGCTGTTCCCCCGGGCCGAAAATTTTGCGTTTCACGCCCGGCTCCGCGTTTTCCCACTCGCCTGTGTTCGCCAATCGTACCGCTCCTCTCGAGGGATGTAATCGCTTTACTCCGTTTTCCATCATACCCGATGAAGAAGCGGCTCGTATACCTTAACGAACACGATATTTCTCGAAGAAGCTCGGAATCACTTCCGTAGAAGCGCCCGGCAGCTGCGGCAGCGCGTAGCGTCCGTCCTTTACTGTGGCGGGCTCGACGAATATGTCGCGGATCCAAGGAATGTACTCGAGCATAATCGCGTTCGGCGTCGCGGCCGCGAGATGCTGGTGAATTTGCCCCATATCGCCGACATGCGGAACGACCGGCAGATCGTACGCCGCCGCCAGGTTCGCCACCTGCATCCATTCGGTCACGCCTCCGACCCGCGTGCAGTCCACCTGCACGTATTCGACCGCTTCCGCTTGAATATAGTCGCGGAACGCGTATTTCGTATACACGTGCTCCCCGAGCGCGATCGGCACGTTCAGCTCCCGCGCCAGCTTGCGGTGCCCGGCGACGTCGTCGGGGTTGAGCGGCTCCTCCAGCCAAAACAGATCGAACTGCTCCAGCTTCTTCCCCCACGTCATCGCCGTGTTAACGTTCCATTGCTGATTGACGTCGATCATCAGAATAATGTCCGGACCGATCGCCTCGCGCACCGCCTTGACGCGTTCGAAGTCCTCCCGCGGATCCGGCTTGCCGACCTTCATCTTCACCCCGGTAAAGCCTTGCTCCACATACGACGTAATATCCTTAAGAAGCCGTTCCTTCGACCAGTTCAGCCATCCGCCGTTCGTGTTGTACGCTTTGATCCCGTCCGACTTGTGCCCGCCGAGATATTGCCATAACGGCTTATTCGACGCCTTCGACATAATGTCCCAGAGGGCGATGTCCACCGCGGCCAACGCCATGTGCGCGATGCCCGCGCGTCCGACCCAGTGCAGCTGCCCGAACCGCATGCCGTCCCACAGCTCCTTAACCATGAACGGGTCCTTCCCGAGCAGGACGGGCGCATAATATCGATCGATCGCGCCGGCGATCAAGTCGTCTCCATAGGCGCACGTCCCCGTGTACCCGTACCCGACGATGCCCTCGTCTGTCGTAATGCGCACGCCCGGCAGTCCCCAATGCGTCGGCGAATTAATGGCGTCGGTTATCGGCGGGGTAAGCGGCACGTGCAGGACGAAGCTTTCGACGTTTACGATTTTCATGGCTGTTACACACTCCTAACTCTCAGATTTTCGTATATCATGTATGATCATTTCGAAAAAGAAACCCTAATACCCCAACGACGCACCGCCGTCCACCGGCAGCGCGACGCCGGTGACGAACCCGGCATCGTCGCAGGCCAAATACAGCGCGGCTCTCGCGATTTCCTCCGGCGTCGCGCAGCGGCCAAGCGGATGCATCTCCTCCAGCGCACGCGACGCCGCGGCCGGATCCGGCTGCCGCTCCACCCAATCCTCCAGCAGCGGCGTCATGACGCCGGCCGGGCAGATGCAGTTGACCCGGACGCCGTCCGCGGCGTAATCGAGCGCGAGCGACTTCGTCAGCGCGATGACCGCCCCTTTGCTGGCCGAGTACACCGGGTTGTTCCGTTGTCCGAGCAATCCGTTCAAGGAGGCCAGGTTGACGATCGAGCCCCGGCGTCTCCGCAGCTCGGAAATGCACGCTTTCGTCGTCAAGAAGACGCTCTTGACGTTACTATCCATCACGCGCTGCCAATCGGCTTCCTCCACGTTCTCGAGCGGCCCCGGGAGGATGACCGACGCGTTGTTCACTACCGCGTCGATGGAGCCGAACGTATCGATCGTCGTTCGCGCAAGCTTCCGCACGTCCGCGTCCAACGAGACGTCCGTTCGAACCGCGATCGCCCGACCGCCTCCCTCGTTAATTTCCCGCGCAACGCGGGCCGCGGCCGCTTCGTTCCGATCCGCGACGACGACGTTCGCGCCGCGGCTTGCGAACAGCGCCGCGATCGCTTCGCCGATGCCGGAGCCGGCGCCGGTCACGATCGCGGTTTTCCCGTCTAAACGCATCCCTCAGCCCTCCCGTTCCTAGTCCTTGGTCTGCAGAAACCTCAAGTTCGTACGCTCCCGCGATCGTTCGATATGTTGCCGCATCGCGTCGGCGGCGCCGGCGGCGTGGCGCGCGGCGAGCCGCTCCACGATGCTCTGATGCTCGCGCCATTCCACGTCCGCATCGTCCATCTCGAGATGGAGCCGGATGAAGCCGAGATACCGTTCGATTCGTTCGATGTAACCCCTAACCGTCACGCGAAGATTCGCGTTGCCGCAATAATCGAGAATCGCGCCGTGCACCGATTCGTTCATCTCCGCCACGAACTTCAGCCGCCCTTCGGCCGCGTCCGGCAAGTCGCCGCGATGCGACGCCATGAAGCGCTCGAGCCGCGCCAACGCTTCGTCCGGAATGCGCGGCGAGGCTTTCTCCGCCGCGAGCGGCTCCAGCGCCAGCCGAATTTCGAACAGCTCGTTCAGGTCCTGTTCGCTCATGCCGTTAACGAACATGCCCTTGAAGGGCACGACGTGCAAATAGCCCTCCGACTGCAGCCGCGACAACGCCTCGCGAATCGGGATGTTGCTCACCTCGAGCGTCCGCGCCAGCTGATCGATGTTGACCTTCTCGCCGGACTTCAGCCGGTTCGAGAGAATGTCTTCTTTAATCATGCGATAAATTTCGTCCGTTAGGTTAACTCTGCTGATTTTCCCGCTCATGCGAATCCGTCCACCGCCTTTCCACATAATATATCATGTATGATCGGCGGCGTACAGCGAAACCAGGCGCTCCGGCATGGCCAGGCGCCTGATTCGGTAACGTACGTTATTTCGCGGAAGCGTCGTACGCTTCTTGCAGAATTTCCAAGTAGCGATCGAGACCGAGATCCTTAAGCCCTTTGACGTACCCGTCCCAGTCCGCGTTCAGATCCTTGCTGCCGGTGACGAACTGCAGCGAGCTTTGCTCGATGTACTTCTTGATATTCGTCTGCAGCATGCTCAGCTCGTCGACTTGTTCCGGGTTAACCCAGACGGACCACATCGGGAACAGCTCCTGCGGCTCGTGGCCTTGGTACAATAAGGTCGCCTGATACAGGCGGCGCTCGTAGTTCGCCGAGTCGTAGATGTCCGTGCCCTGCACCCAGCTGTCGCGGTATTCCTTCGGCATGTAGAAGTGGCCCATGCCGCTCCAGCCCGCGTTGCGAGGCTCTTCGCCTTCCTTGGCCGGAATCGGCTTTACCATCGGCTCGACGTCTTCCCCGAGCGCGGTGTCGCCCGGCGCCGGATCTTCCCAATCGATGCCCTTCATGCCGGACGCCGCGTTCGTTTGCCCTTCAGGCGTGTACATGTAATCGGCCAGCTTGATGAGCGCGATCTGCGCTTCCTTGCTCGCCTTGTTCGTAATGGCGAATTTCGCGCCCGGCGATACGCCGCCGGCGTCATGCGTCGCGAAGGAGCCGTGCGGACCCGTCAGCGGCGGGAGCGGATTATAGTGCGCCGAACGCTCGCCGTCGAGGTTAATGAAGATGGCGGGGTGCATGCCGGCGCCGGCGCCGAGAATTTCCGCGCCCGCGTTTTCGCCGATTTTCTTGAACGCTTCCGCGTTCTGCGTGAACGCGCCCGGGTCGATCAAGCCTTCGTCGTACAGCGACTTCGCGTACGCGAGGCCTTCCTTCCACTCCGGCTTGATCGCGGCGGACTCGACCTTGCCCCCGTTCAAGTTCAAGTAGTTCCGGTCGTCGTTGTACACGAATCCGTTCATGAGGAACGGCAGCACGCGCACCCCGAAGTCTTCCGTCGAACCGCTCAGCGCCACTTCGTCCGCTTGGCCGTTGCCGTTCGGATCCTGCGTCTTGAACGCCGTCAATACGTTCTTGAACTGTTCCGGCGTCGTCGGCATGTCGAGGTTCAGCTTTTCCAGCCAATCCGTATTGATCCACATCTTGTTCGGATACGAGCAGTGGAAGCACTGCGAGTACGCGACGAGACCGTAGATGTTGCCGTCCGGCGCCGTGTTGAACGTCTTCAGCTCCGGATTGGATTCCATCGCCGCCTTGATGTTCGGAGCGTACTGATCGATCAAGTCGTTGAGCGGCACGAGCACGCCTTGTTGACCGTATTTCAGAACGTCCGCTTGGGAAAATTGATCGATGTACGCCGTCAGAATATAAGCGTCCGGATAGTCGCCGCTCGCGAGCGAGATTTGGCGCTTCTCCTTCGCTCCGTCCGACGGGATCGTCTGCCAATCGAACGTAATGCCGAACATCTCCTCGGCATGCTTCGTGAACTTGTTCGTCGCGAGGTCGATGCCTTGCTCCTGCACCGCGAACACACTGATCTCTACCGGTCCCGCGGACGTCTCCGTCGGCGCTTCCGAACCCGTCGGCGGCTCCGCCGCGGGACCCTCCGCCGCGTTCGAGCCGCCGTTCGAGCATGCGGCCAAGACGACGCTCAATGCCATTACGATCGAAAATAACCCGAGTCCAACCTTCTTCACTGGGTAACGCTCCCCTTTCGATTTCGGATTCCATTATACCCCTTTTTTCCCGATCCATCTTCGGCCGGCTACATCGTCCTCACCACCTTGCCGTCGCCGCGCCCCATATTCCGGACCTTATCCCTTCACGGAGCCGACCAGCATGCCTTGCACGAAATACCGCTGCACGAACGGATAGATGAGCAGCACCGGCAGCGTCGCCACGACGATCAAGGAATACTTCAGCAGCTCCGCGAGCTGCGCCCGCTCCACCTGAATGCTCGGGTCCATGACGCCCGCGCTGTTGTTCTGGATAATGATGCTTCGCAGCACGAGCTGGAGCGGATACAGCTTATCCGACTTCAGATAAATGAGGGCGTCGAAATACGCGTTCCACTGGCCGACGGCGTACATGAGCACCAGCACGGCCAAGATCGGCTTCGAGAGCGGCAGCACGACGCTCGTCAAGAAGTGCCAGTCGCTGCAGCCGTCGATCTCGCTCGCTTCGAACAACTCGTTCGGTATCGTCGCTTGGAAGAACGTCCGCGCGATAATGACCTGCCATACCCATATCGCGTTCGGAACGAGGAGCGCCCAGCGCGTGTCGATCAGCCCCAGCTCCCTCACGACGAGATACGTCGGGATGAGACCGCCGCCGAACAGCATCGTGAACGCGATGAACGCCATGAGGCCGTTCCGTCCGAAGAACGTCGTTCGCGACAAGGGATACGCCAGCATGACCGTCAGCGTCACGCTGATCAACGTGCCGGCCGCCGTATAAAACAGCGAATTGCCGTAGCTTCGCATAATTTGCGGCGTGCTCAGCACCGTCTCGAAGCCCCGGAAGGAGATGTCGACGGGCCAAAGCCACACTTGTCCGGACGTCACCGCGGACGGGCTGCTGATCGAGCTGCTGAGAATGTACACGAGCGGATATAGTACGATGACGAGCACGATCGTCAGAATCGTGTAAATGACGGCCATGAACAGCCTGTCGCCCGCCGATTCGCGGATCGCCCGCTTCGTACTCGTCGTTGTTGTCGTCAATTCCATAGGTGTCTGCCCCTTCCTACCAGATGCTGGTGTTCGATATGCGCTTCGCTAATCCGTTCACCAGCGCGAGCAGGACGAGATTGATGACGGAATTGAACAAGCCCACCGCCGTCGCGAAGCTGTAGTTCGCGTTCAGCAGCCCGACGCTGTAGACGTATGTCGCGATGACTTCCGACGTCGCGAGGTTCAGCGAGTTTTGCAGCAAATAAATCTTCTCGAAGCCGACCGACATGACGCTGCCGACGTTCAGAATCAAAATGATCGTAATCGTCGGCAGAATGCCGGGCAGGTCGACGTGGATGATTTTCTGCAGCCGGGACGCGCCGTCCACCTTCGCCGCCTCGTATAACGTCGGATCGATGCCCGCGAGCGCGGCCAAATAAATGACCGCCGCATATCCGGCCGTCTGCCAGACGTCGGACCAGACGTAGATCGATCGGAAGAAGCCCGGCTCCCCGAGGAAATTGATCGATTCCAGCCCCAACTGCTGCAGCGCGATGTTGGCGAACCCGAGCCTCGGCGCGAGGAACAGCATAATGATCGACACCATAACGACGGTGGAGATGAAGTACGGCGCGAACGTAACGAGCTGCACGGCCTTCTTGAAGCGGGCGCTGCGCACTTCGTTCAACATGAGCGCCAGCAAAATCGGGATCGGAAATCCCGCCAGCAACAAATAGAAGCTCAGAAACAGCGTGTTCTTCACGAGCGTCCAAAACATCGGATTGTCGAAGAACAAATTGAAATGCTTCCACCCGACCCACCGGCTGCCCCAGATCCCTTTCATGACGTTGTAATCCTTAAAGGCCAACGCCGCGTTCGCCATCGGGTAATATTTGAAAATCAGAAAATACAGCACCGGCGGCAGCACGAGAATGTACAATTGCCAATGCGTTCGAAAGCTTCTCACGGCTTGCCCCCATAACCCTTGCAGAACGATCCCTCCCAACGAATCACCGATGTAGTAGGCTGACAGCGCTTACTTCTGGCATTGATCATAGTCGATCGCTAGTGCCGTCCGTAAGGTACATTTCCGGTTTTCGACGTACCATAACGCCGATTTTCGGGGTCCATCTCTTCCTAAGAACGGCCAAAGTTCCGATGGGGGAAAAGGAAAGCGCCCCCCGGTTACGGGAGGCGCTGAAATGGGCCGCGATTCGACTGTCAATTTTCTACGGATTGCCGATAGGCGCTCGGGGACACGCCCGTCACGCGCTTGAACGCCCGACGGAACGAATGCGAGCTGTTATATCCGACGAGCGACGCGATCTCGTCGATCGTGTGGGCGCTCTCCTTCAACAGCTCGACCGCCCGGTCCATGCGCACCTGCTCCAGATGATCGGACAAGTTCGTGCCCGTCACCTCCTTGAACAGCTGCGAGATGTATTTCTCCGGCCGCTCGACCCGCTCCGCGATCCGGTACAACGTCAGTTCCGCATCGGAATATCGCTCGCCGACGAACGACTTGATCTGCTCGACGATCTTGACGTGCATGTCGTTCTTCTTGCTGGCGATCGTATGACACATCGTCTCCATGACGGCGTCGACCTCCGCTTGGAACGCATCGAGCGATTCGGTCGATTGCAGCGCGAGGATCCGGGCTTTGACGTCGACCGAGGCCTCGGATTCCTGGAACGTCTTCTGGTCGAGCAGCTTCAGCAGCGTGCCCTTGATTTCTAACGCGAGCTGGTGTTTCATCTCGGGCGACAGCTCGCGGACGTCCTTGTTCTCGCTCACGATCATCCGAACGATACGCTTCGCCTCTTCGAGCTCTCCTGCGCGGATCGTACCGAGGAGACGCAGCTCCACGTCGAGCGGATAATAGTACGTATCGCTTTCGGGCTTCGTCTCGCCGTACCAGACGACGGATTTGTCGTTCGTCCGCGTCGGGTCGACGCGTTCGAGCGCCAGCTTCGCCTGCTCGTACGCGAGGCTGACGTCCGTGATCGACGCGAACGGATTGCCGACCGCGGCGAAGACGGAAATTTTGTACTCGCGGAAGAGCAGCTCGGACAGATGCCGGAACAGCGCATCCGCTTGATCGCGGTCGAACGCGCCTTCGCTTCCTTCTTCGGAAAACAGCATCACGACGGATTTGTCCGCGCCCAACTCGGTGATCGGAACCGGACCGGCCAGATCGAGCATCGCCTGCTTCAGGATGAGACGCGCCGCGCTCAGCTCGTTCAACACCTCGACGTCGTTCATCCCGGAGTAGCCGTTGATCTGCACGATGCCGACGAACCCCGCGTTGCCGCCTAAGCCGGCGCCCGATTGCACCGCCGCGGCGACGATCTCCTCGCGCGACTGGAATTCGCCGGCGATCAGACGCTTGTAGAACGCGTCGCGGACGAGCGGCTGCTGCCGGCGAA
The sequence above is drawn from the Paenibacillus antri genome and encodes:
- a CDS encoding sugar phosphate isomerase/epimerase family protein; this translates as MKAKGISSNMYGWVERWKADGKEPTWESLYAACAEAGLDAVETDATPEKLALVRAAGLAVSASYVGVALHGEYNALEAEVLPFAERLAAAGGTDLIVNADPYGGWKAPLPRPESLLQRQGEHLSRLAERAGALGLRLSLHNHAAEREQALADLRMVAQYADAAVGLCVDTGWAHVAGCDPIEWVTRYSERVYAVHLRNQRGRTPTEDLLEGDIDLAAFLEALRAANYGGWLAMELWHPPETRPVRTMTEDVARSVAWLREFAGR
- a CDS encoding Gfo/Idh/MocA family protein, giving the protein MRIYLIGAGVIARTHAAAAAKLPEPAELRVADPNPAALASFREAYPEAAAYDDAAKMLASEAARDDDIVIVATPPFLHLDGVRLAFDSGRHALCEKPLAMNVEEAEEMERLAAERGLLLGCCAVRYKGMLHNEAVKRVVQSGVLGEIYHVTFVNKWERSRAGIEYQPQSRWFLYRARSGGGIAMDWGPYDISTLVDVLSPSSIDIAAAWTAKPETAADPTDVVYDVEHHIGAFLSFRREGVRAVAVHYERGTCTHGQEAFIGEIEGTKGAVRWTPYDSRQPVVLRTDRDGKVVEEVVDPGERGPFTVMDLPLVHFFNHIRGLPSLANVNGRAVDHYRFIRSLYDCAETGERRTIDIEGA
- a CDS encoding helix-turn-helix transcriptional regulator, whose product is MYVEQFRLSRNFAFFRGRGTDEAHELHIHDCLEVGALLEDELEYRFGGRTYEGRPGDVFLCRPFEPHWSFAKPGGRFEQIIALFTPAAIRSLPDRGRLLAPFYAGVDVPPVIPGDAPQARAIVNAARRAMETQERAEPAWVTRQFMYLIDILLQVDDYALATQRAGAGSEPPSRAEAAEWVGLLLDCYRDPEAGEKLIQGAGVGRTLLYREFRNMTGLSPQAFINRLRVHTAMDLLRSTDEPMIELAESSGFQSLSAFNKQFRAYVGCAPREYRSRFRT
- a CDS encoding flavodoxin domain-containing protein, whose translation is MRKAIVYATRYGFTAEVAAALRDRLGRDTELFDLAVAGDVDPEPYDVVVLGSSVYMGRVQRAMRNYVERYRTRLAAKRYGLYICAANPDPLVREQELRAAYFPLSCEGAAATAVLGHAVRFERLGLVDRFVARAVLPEGSVREPSEEELDRFAERLLSGTPS
- a CDS encoding cupin domain-containing protein encodes the protein MANTGEWENAEPGVKRKIFGPGEQLMMMEVHFEEGAEGYEHSHPHEQMSYCLKGRIEFRVDGRVTVLQAGDTITIPGGAKHGVKALEPSALLDAFTPLRLDLLKRE
- a CDS encoding mandelate racemase/muconate lactonizing enzyme family protein translates to MKIVNVESFVLHVPLTPPITDAINSPTHWGLPGVRITTDEGIVGYGYTGTCAYGDDLIAGAIDRYYAPVLLGKDPFMVKELWDGMRFGQLHWVGRAGIAHMALAAVDIALWDIMSKASNKPLWQYLGGHKSDGIKAYNTNGGWLNWSKERLLKDITSYVEQGFTGVKMKVGKPDPREDFERVKAVREAIGPDIILMIDVNQQWNVNTAMTWGKKLEQFDLFWLEEPLNPDDVAGHRKLARELNVPIALGEHVYTKYAFRDYIQAEAVEYVQVDCTRVGGVTEWMQVANLAAAYDLPVVPHVGDMGQIHQHLAAATPNAIMLEYIPWIRDIFVEPATVKDGRYALPQLPGASTEVIPSFFEKYRVR
- a CDS encoding SDR family NAD(P)-dependent oxidoreductase, which gives rise to MRLDGKTAIVTGAGSGIGEAIAALFASRGANVVVADRNEAAAARVAREINEGGGRAIAVRTDVSLDADVRKLARTTIDTFGSIDAVVNNASVILPGPLENVEEADWQRVMDSNVKSVFLTTKACISELRRRRGSIVNLASLNGLLGQRNNPVYSASKGAVIALTKSLALDYAADGVRVNCICPAGVMTPLLEDWVERQPDPAAASRALEEMHPLGRCATPEEIARAALYLACDDAGFVTGVALPVDGGASLGY
- a CDS encoding GntR family transcriptional regulator, translated to MSGKISRVNLTDEIYRMIKEDILSNRLKSGEKVNIDQLARTLEVSNIPIREALSRLQSEGYLHVVPFKGMFVNGMSEQDLNELFEIRLALEPLAAEKASPRIPDEALARLERFMASHRGDLPDAAEGRLKFVAEMNESVHGAILDYCGNANLRVTVRGYIERIERYLGFIRLHLEMDDADVEWREHQSIVERLAARHAAGAADAMRQHIERSRERTNLRFLQTKD